In Callospermophilus lateralis isolate mCalLat2 chromosome 10, mCalLat2.hap1, whole genome shotgun sequence, a single genomic region encodes these proteins:
- the Sucnr1 gene encoding succinate receptor 1 codes for MVMVQYSLTQQNLLDSDDVPGTVAWNETCKDWLEVQSALEKYYLSIFYGFEFVVGMLGNTTVVFGYLFCLKNWSSSNVYLFNLAISDLAFLCTLPMLMRSYATGAWQYSEVLCVSNRYVLHANLYTSILFLTFISVDRYLLMKFPFREHLLQKKEFAVLISLAIWALVTLELLPILHLIGPVTTEEGTSCTDYASSGDPRYNLVYSLCLTLVGFLAPLAIMCFFSYKIAIFLRQRSRQLSMAQTLEKPLALVVLAVVVFSVLFTPYHVLRNVRIASRLGGGQDCTQVVINCLYVLSRPLAFLSSAVNPVFYFLLGDHFREMLASRLRQGWQSLAALRG; via the exons atg GTTATGGTTCAATACAGTTTAACTCAGCAGAATTTGTTGGACAGCGACGATGTGCCGGGGACTGTG GCGTGGAATGAAACGTGCAAGGACTGGCTGGAGGTCCAGTCGGCCTTGGAGAAGTACTACCTCTCCATCTTTTACGGCTTTGAGTTCGTCGTGGGAATGCTTGGGAACACCACGGTGGTTTTCGGCTACCTCTTCTGTTTGAAGAACTGGAGCAGCAGTAACGTCTACCTGTTCAACCTGGCCATCTCGGACCTGGCCTTCCTGTGCACGCTGCCCATGCTGATGCGAAGCTACGCCACGGGAGCCTGGCAGTACAGCGAGGTGCTCTGCGTGAGCAACCGCTACGTGCTGCACGCCAATCTCTACACCAGCATCCTCTTCCTCACCTTCATCAGCGTCGACCGCTACCTGCTCATGAAGTTCCCTTTCCGGGAGCACCTCCTGCAGAAGAAGGAGTTCGCCGTCTTGATCTCCTTGGCCATCTGGGCGTTGGTCACCTTGGAGCTGCTGCCTATCCTCCACTTGATCGGCCCGGTCACCACAGAGGAGGGCACGAGCTGCACCGACTACGCCAGCTCGGGGGACCCGCGGTACAACCTCGTCTACAGCCTGTGCCTGACCCTGGTGGGGTTCCTGGCGCCGCTGGCCATCATGTGCTTCTTCTCCTACAAGATCGCTATCTTCCTGCGGCAGCGGAGCCGGCAACTGAGCATGGCGCAGACGCTGGAGAAGCCCCTGGCGCTGGTGGTCCTGGCCGTGGTGGTCTTCTCGGTGCTCTTCACTCCCTACCACGTGCTGCGCAACGTGCGCATCGCCTCGCGCCTGGGCGGCGGGCAGGACTGCACGCAGGTGGTCATCAACTGCCTGTACGTCCTGTCGCGCCCGCTGGCCTTCCTGAGCAGCGCCGTCAACCCTGTCTTCTACTTCCTGCTGGGCGACCACTTCAGGGAGATGCTGGCCAGCAGGCTGCGGCAGGGCTGGCAGTCCCTCGCGGCGCTCCGAGGGTGA